The following proteins are co-located in the Rhodococcus opacus B4 genome:
- the opcA gene encoding glucose-6-phosphate dehydrogenase assembly protein OpcA produces the protein MIIDIPSTTTGQVNKKLVELRKTGGAVTLGRVLTLVVCTRDSENSEDIIDAANEASREHPCRVIVVARGSRDAEPRLDAQIRVGGDAGASEVVVLRLFGELADHESSVVVPFLLPDTPVVVWWPETAPAVPAKDPVGKLAIRRITDATDREDPAAEIKSRLASYTSGDTDLAWSRITYWRGLITSAVDQPPHARIESAVVSGLVDEPAVDMIAGWLAGRLDAPVSRRVGPLFVTLEFADGGTLTISRPQTGTTATLSRTGKPDALVALGRRETRDCLAEELRRLDPDEAYEAALAGLTKVTYE, from the coding sequence ATGATCATCGACATCCCCTCGACTACCACCGGCCAGGTCAACAAGAAGCTGGTGGAGCTCCGGAAGACCGGCGGGGCGGTGACGCTGGGACGGGTTCTCACCCTGGTGGTGTGCACCCGGGACAGCGAGAACTCCGAGGACATCATCGACGCCGCCAACGAGGCGAGCCGGGAGCATCCCTGCCGGGTCATCGTCGTCGCCCGCGGCTCCCGCGACGCGGAACCGCGGCTGGACGCCCAGATCCGGGTCGGTGGCGACGCCGGCGCGTCGGAGGTGGTGGTGCTCCGGCTGTTCGGTGAACTCGCCGACCACGAGAGCAGTGTGGTGGTGCCGTTCCTCCTTCCCGACACTCCCGTCGTCGTGTGGTGGCCGGAGACCGCGCCCGCCGTCCCTGCGAAGGACCCGGTCGGGAAGCTCGCGATCCGGCGCATCACCGACGCCACGGACCGCGAGGATCCCGCCGCCGAGATCAAGAGCCGCCTCGCGTCGTACACGTCCGGTGATACGGACCTGGCGTGGAGCCGGATCACCTACTGGCGGGGGCTCATCACCTCGGCGGTCGACCAGCCCCCGCACGCGCGCATCGAATCGGCGGTGGTGTCCGGGCTCGTGGACGAGCCCGCCGTCGACATGATCGCCGGATGGCTGGCGGGACGTCTCGATGCGCCCGTCAGCCGCAGGGTGGGACCGTTGTTCGTGACGCTCGAGTTCGCGGACGGCGGCACGCTGACCATCAGCCGCCCGCAGACCGGCACCACCGCGACGTTGTCGCGGACCGGCAAGCCGGATGCACTGGTGGCGCTGGGCAGGCGGGAGACCCGCGACTGCCTGGCCGAAGAACTACGCAGACTGGACCCCGACGAGGCCTACGAGGCCGCACTCGCCGGGCTGACGAAGGTGACGTATGAGTGA
- the ppc gene encoding phosphoenolpyruvate carboxylase, whose protein sequence is MIETPREATEPLREDIRLLGGILGQIVREQAGDGVFDLVEKARVESFRVRRSEIDRAELADMFTEVSTSDAIPVIRAFSHFALLANLAEDNHRERRRAVHVAAGEPAPDSTLTATFAKLDAAHLGSDVVADALRGALVSPVITAHPTETRRRTVFETQTRITELMRYRERTALTESETADVDVRLRRQILTLWQTALIRLSRLRIQDEIEVGLRYYDAALFEVVPKINAELRSALRSRWPDADLGREPILRPGSWIGGDRDGNPYVTDEVVRQATTRAAATALEHHLGQLETLERELSMSARLVAVTPALDLLAAASQDDSPFRADEPYRRAVRGIRGRLTATAHRILGEAPDHGLDLGLAPYDSPRQMLDELDVVDDSLRRGGDGTIADDGLATLRDSVEVFGFHLSGLDMRQNSDVHETVVAELLAWAGVHADYPSLSEDERVELLSAELSTRRPLTTANAEFSELTAKELAILQAGADAVRTLGAGAVPNYIISMCTSVSDMLEAAVLLKEVGILDPGSGEAPSCPVGIVPLFETIEDLQQGAATLEATLEVPIYRALVSARGDAQEVMLGYSDSNKDGGYLAANWALYRAELDLVDAARKTGIRLRLFHGRGGTVGRGGGPSYEAILAQPPGAVAGSLRITEQGEVIAAKYAEPRLAQRNLETLLAATLEATLLDVEGLGDDAEPAYRILDELAALARRAYGELVHETPGFVEYFEMSTPVAEIGALNIGSRPASRKQTTSIADLRAIPWVLSWSQSRVMLPGWYGTGAAFEEWTQGDPERVATLSRLYETWPFFRTVLSNLAMVMSKSDMGLAARYAELVPDEELRRRVFGKIAEEHERTIRMYKAVTGNDTLFADNPGLERSVHNRFPYLEPLNHLQVELLRRYRAGDDSDQTRRGIQLTMNGLATALRNSG, encoded by the coding sequence ATGATCGAAACCCCACGTGAGGCCACTGAACCACTCCGCGAAGACATTCGGCTCCTGGGCGGCATCCTCGGTCAGATAGTGCGGGAACAGGCCGGAGACGGCGTCTTCGACCTCGTCGAGAAGGCCCGGGTCGAATCGTTCCGGGTTCGTCGTTCCGAGATCGACCGCGCCGAACTGGCCGACATGTTCACCGAGGTGTCCACGAGCGACGCCATTCCCGTCATCCGGGCCTTCAGCCACTTCGCCCTGCTGGCCAATCTCGCCGAGGACAACCACCGCGAACGCCGGCGCGCCGTCCACGTCGCCGCCGGTGAACCCGCCCCCGACAGCACCCTGACCGCCACGTTCGCCAAACTCGACGCCGCACACCTCGGCAGCGACGTCGTCGCGGACGCGTTGCGCGGGGCGCTCGTGTCGCCGGTCATCACCGCGCATCCCACCGAGACCCGTCGCCGCACGGTGTTCGAGACCCAGACGCGGATCACCGAACTGATGCGGTACCGCGAACGCACCGCCCTGACCGAGTCCGAGACGGCCGACGTCGACGTCCGGTTGCGGCGGCAGATCCTCACCCTGTGGCAGACCGCGCTGATCCGGTTGTCGCGGTTGCGGATCCAGGACGAGATCGAGGTCGGGCTGCGCTACTACGACGCGGCACTGTTCGAGGTCGTCCCGAAGATCAACGCAGAACTGCGCAGTGCCCTGCGGTCGCGGTGGCCGGACGCCGATCTGGGCCGGGAGCCGATCCTGCGTCCCGGATCGTGGATCGGCGGCGACCGTGACGGCAATCCCTACGTCACCGACGAGGTGGTCCGCCAGGCCACCACCCGGGCCGCGGCCACCGCGCTCGAACATCATCTCGGGCAACTCGAGACGCTCGAGCGTGAACTGTCCATGTCGGCTCGTCTCGTGGCGGTCACGCCCGCCCTCGACCTCTTGGCCGCGGCGTCTCAGGACGATTCACCGTTCCGCGCCGACGAGCCGTACCGGCGTGCGGTGCGGGGCATCCGGGGGCGGCTCACCGCGACCGCGCACCGCATCCTCGGGGAGGCGCCCGATCACGGGCTCGACCTCGGGCTCGCACCCTACGACAGTCCGCGGCAGATGCTCGACGAACTCGACGTCGTCGACGACTCCCTGCGGCGCGGCGGCGACGGCACGATCGCCGACGACGGGCTCGCGACCCTGCGGGACTCGGTGGAGGTGTTCGGTTTCCACCTCTCCGGCCTCGACATGCGGCAGAACTCGGACGTGCACGAGACCGTCGTCGCCGAATTGCTGGCGTGGGCGGGCGTGCACGCCGACTACCCGTCGCTGTCCGAGGACGAGCGGGTGGAGTTGCTGTCCGCGGAGCTGTCCACCCGGCGCCCCCTGACCACGGCGAATGCCGAGTTCAGCGAGCTGACGGCGAAGGAACTCGCCATTCTCCAGGCCGGCGCCGACGCGGTGCGGACACTCGGTGCGGGCGCGGTGCCCAACTACATCATCAGCATGTGCACCTCCGTCAGCGACATGCTCGAGGCCGCGGTCCTGCTGAAGGAGGTCGGCATCCTCGATCCCGGGTCGGGGGAGGCGCCGTCCTGCCCGGTGGGCATCGTGCCGCTGTTCGAGACGATCGAAGACCTGCAGCAGGGCGCCGCGACCCTCGAGGCCACCCTGGAAGTCCCGATCTACCGGGCCCTGGTGTCGGCGCGCGGCGACGCCCAGGAAGTGATGCTCGGGTACTCCGACTCCAACAAGGACGGCGGCTACCTGGCCGCCAACTGGGCGCTGTACCGCGCCGAGCTGGATCTGGTCGATGCGGCCCGCAAGACGGGAATCCGGTTGCGGCTCTTCCACGGCCGCGGCGGCACCGTGGGCCGCGGCGGCGGACCCAGCTACGAGGCGATCCTCGCGCAGCCGCCCGGCGCGGTGGCCGGATCGCTGCGGATCACCGAACAGGGTGAGGTGATCGCCGCCAAGTACGCGGAACCCCGCCTCGCGCAACGCAATCTCGAAACGCTGCTCGCCGCGACCCTCGAGGCCACCCTGCTCGACGTCGAGGGCCTCGGCGACGACGCCGAACCGGCGTACCGCATCCTCGACGAACTCGCCGCGCTGGCCCGCCGCGCCTACGGCGAATTGGTGCACGAGACACCCGGATTCGTGGAGTACTTCGAGATGTCGACGCCGGTCGCGGAGATCGGGGCGCTCAACATCGGCAGCCGTCCGGCCTCCCGCAAGCAGACGACGTCCATCGCCGATCTGCGGGCCATCCCGTGGGTGCTGTCGTGGAGTCAGTCCCGGGTCATGCTGCCCGGGTGGTACGGCACCGGCGCCGCTTTCGAGGAATGGACGCAGGGCGACCCCGAACGGGTGGCGACGCTGTCACGCCTGTACGAGACGTGGCCGTTCTTCCGGACCGTGTTGTCGAACCTGGCGATGGTGATGTCGAAGTCCGACATGGGTCTCGCCGCCCGCTACGCGGAACTCGTCCCCGACGAGGAACTGCGGCGACGGGTGTTCGGCAAGATCGCCGAGGAGCACGAGCGGACCATCCGGATGTACAAGGCGGTCACCGGGAACGACACGCTGTTCGCCGACAATCCCGGGCTGGAACGGTCGGTGCACAACCGGTTCCCGTACCTCGAGCCTCTCAACCACCTGCAGGTGGAACTGCTGCGCCGCTACCGGGCGGGGGACGACAGTGATCAGACGCGCCGCGGCATCCAGCTCACGATGAACGGGCTGGCGACCGCACTGCGCAACAGCGGGTAG
- the pgl gene encoding 6-phosphogluconolactonase: MSDIHVEVHPDTATLVTKAAERFVATVVAAQKERGSASVVLTGGGTGIGLLEKVRENPGDIDWRAIDIFWGDERFLPAGDPERNDVQARAALLDHVDVDPARVHTMPVADGIYENDPEAAAVAYAQVLGAHADGRQVPVFDVHLLGMGGEGHVNSLFPDTDAVREEHRFVIAVTDSPKPPPVRVTLTLPAVRHAEEVWLVVSGDAKAEAVAAAIAGAPPVEIPASGARGLSATRWLLDAPAASLLPN; this comes from the coding sequence ATGAGTGACATCCACGTAGAAGTGCACCCCGACACCGCCACGCTGGTGACGAAGGCCGCGGAGCGGTTCGTCGCCACCGTCGTCGCCGCCCAGAAGGAACGCGGTTCGGCGTCGGTGGTCCTGACCGGCGGCGGCACCGGGATCGGTCTGCTCGAGAAGGTCCGGGAGAACCCGGGCGACATCGACTGGCGCGCGATCGACATCTTCTGGGGGGACGAGCGTTTCCTGCCCGCCGGCGATCCGGAACGCAACGACGTGCAGGCGCGGGCCGCGCTGCTCGACCACGTCGACGTAGATCCCGCCCGCGTGCACACCATGCCCGTCGCGGACGGGATCTACGAGAACGACCCGGAGGCGGCCGCCGTCGCGTACGCGCAGGTGCTCGGGGCGCACGCGGACGGCAGGCAGGTCCCGGTGTTCGACGTCCACCTGCTCGGCATGGGCGGTGAGGGACACGTCAATTCGCTGTTCCCCGACACCGACGCGGTCCGCGAGGAGCACCGGTTCGTCATCGCGGTGACGGACTCCCCCAAACCGCCGCCGGTGCGCGTCACGCTGACCCTGCCCGCCGTCCGGCACGCCGAGGAGGTGTGGCTCGTCGTGTCCGGTGACGCCAAGGCGGAGGCGGTGGCCGCGGCGATCGCGGGCGCACCGCCCGTCGAGATCCCGGCGTCCGGGGCCCGTGGACTCTCGGCCACCCGGTGGCTGCTCGACGCGCCGGCCGCGTCTCTGCTGCCGAACTGA
- the tal gene encoding transaldolase yields MTQNPNLQKLSEAGVSVWLDDLSRDRIESGNLAELVATKSVVGVTTNPSIFQAALSKGHVYDAQVRELAERGADVEATIRTVTTDDVRAACDVLAPQFEASHGVDGRVSIEVDPRLAHDADKTVAQAVELWKIVDRPNVFIKIPATEAGIPAIAKVLGEGISVNVTLIFSVERYELVMGAYLDGLEAAKAAGHDLSRIHSVASFFVSRVDTEIDKRLDKIGTPDALALRGKAGLANARLAYAAYQQIFEVQPRFQGLLDSGARPQRALWASTGVKNPDYPDTLYVTELVAPNTVNTMPEKTLDAVADHGEVHGDAVSGTAVASQEIFDQLTAVGIDLPDVFTVLEDEGVDKFEVSWNELLDATAEQLRAAGQKS; encoded by the coding sequence ATGACTCAGAACCCCAACCTGCAGAAGCTCTCCGAAGCCGGCGTCTCGGTCTGGCTCGACGACCTCTCCCGGGACCGCATCGAGTCCGGCAACCTCGCCGAACTCGTCGCCACCAAGTCCGTCGTCGGGGTCACCACCAACCCGTCGATCTTCCAGGCCGCGCTGAGCAAGGGCCACGTCTACGACGCACAGGTCCGGGAACTCGCCGAGCGCGGCGCCGACGTCGAAGCCACCATCCGCACGGTGACCACCGACGACGTCCGCGCCGCCTGCGACGTCCTCGCCCCGCAGTTCGAGGCGAGCCACGGCGTCGACGGCCGGGTGTCCATCGAGGTCGACCCGCGCCTCGCGCACGACGCCGACAAGACCGTCGCGCAGGCCGTCGAACTGTGGAAGATCGTCGACCGCCCCAACGTGTTCATCAAGATCCCGGCCACCGAGGCCGGCATCCCGGCGATCGCCAAGGTGCTCGGTGAGGGCATCAGCGTCAACGTCACGCTGATCTTCTCCGTCGAGCGCTACGAACTCGTCATGGGCGCGTACCTCGACGGCCTCGAGGCCGCGAAGGCCGCAGGCCACGACCTGTCGCGTATCCACTCGGTCGCGTCGTTCTTCGTCTCCCGCGTCGACACCGAGATCGACAAGCGGCTCGACAAGATCGGCACCCCCGACGCTCTCGCGCTGCGCGGCAAGGCGGGTCTCGCGAACGCGCGCCTCGCGTACGCCGCCTACCAGCAGATCTTCGAGGTGCAGCCGCGGTTCCAGGGTCTGCTCGACAGCGGTGCCCGCCCGCAGCGCGCGTTGTGGGCGTCGACGGGCGTCAAGAACCCCGACTACCCCGACACCCTGTACGTCACCGAACTGGTCGCGCCGAACACCGTGAACACGATGCCGGAGAAGACCCTCGACGCCGTCGCCGATCACGGCGAGGTCCACGGCGACGCGGTGTCCGGCACCGCCGTCGCGTCGCAGGAGATCTTCGACCAGCTCACCGCCGTCGGCATCGACCTGCCCGACGTCTTCACGGTCCTCGAGGACGAGGGCGTCGACAAGTTCGAGGTGTCCTGGAACGAACTCCTCGACGCCACCGCGGAGCAGCTTCGCGCAGCAGGGCAGAAGAGCTGA
- the zwf gene encoding glucose-6-phosphate dehydrogenase produces MSEPAASDDWVNPLRDSRDKRLPRIAGPCALVIFGVTGDLARRKLMPAIYDLANRGLLPPGFALVGFARRDWSDEDFGKIVHDAVRDHSRTPFREDVWERLSEGLRFVKGSFDDPASFQELANTLATLERERGTGGNHGFYLAIPPDAFPVVLKQLSEAGLARSNDSQWRRVVIEKPFGHDLASARELNAVVNEVFPEDTVFRIDHYLGKETVQNILALRFANQLFDPIWNAHYVDHVQITMAEDIGLGGRAGYYDGIGAARDVIQNHLLQLLAFTAMEEPISFEPSELQAEKIKVLSATKLAQPLDETTARGQYAGGWQGGTRVVGLLEEDGFSQDSTTETFAAITLEVDTRRWAGVPFYLRTGKRLGRRVTEIAVIFKRAPHLPFDQTMTEELGQNALVIRVQPDEGVTMRFGSKVPGSSMEVRDVNMDFSYGQAFTESSPEAYERLILDMLLGEPSLFPVNAEVELSWEILDPALDAWAAEGKPEPYEAGTWGPPSADEMMQRTGREWRRP; encoded by the coding sequence GTGAGCGAACCCGCAGCGTCAGACGATTGGGTCAATCCACTTCGCGACAGTAGGGACAAGCGCCTACCACGCATCGCCGGGCCGTGTGCACTGGTGATCTTCGGTGTCACCGGCGACCTGGCCCGGCGCAAGTTGATGCCCGCCATCTACGATCTGGCCAATCGTGGTCTTCTGCCGCCCGGGTTCGCTCTCGTCGGGTTCGCCCGGAGGGACTGGTCCGACGAGGATTTCGGCAAGATCGTCCACGATGCCGTGCGCGATCATTCCCGGACCCCGTTCCGGGAGGACGTGTGGGAGCGGCTGTCGGAGGGCCTGCGTTTCGTCAAGGGCAGCTTCGACGACCCGGCGTCCTTCCAGGAACTGGCGAACACCCTCGCCACGCTCGAACGCGAACGCGGGACCGGCGGCAATCACGGGTTCTATCTCGCGATTCCGCCGGACGCGTTCCCGGTGGTCCTGAAGCAGCTGTCCGAGGCCGGCCTCGCCCGGTCGAACGACAGCCAGTGGCGCCGGGTGGTCATCGAGAAGCCGTTCGGTCACGACCTCGCGAGCGCACGTGAACTCAATGCGGTCGTGAACGAGGTCTTCCCCGAGGACACCGTCTTCCGGATCGACCACTACCTCGGCAAGGAGACCGTTCAGAACATCCTGGCGCTGCGCTTCGCCAACCAGTTGTTCGATCCGATCTGGAACGCCCACTACGTGGATCACGTGCAGATCACCATGGCCGAGGACATCGGTCTCGGTGGGCGTGCCGGGTACTACGACGGCATCGGGGCGGCGCGCGACGTCATCCAGAATCACCTGCTGCAACTCCTCGCGTTCACCGCAATGGAGGAGCCGATCAGCTTCGAACCGTCGGAGTTGCAGGCGGAGAAGATCAAGGTGCTCTCCGCCACCAAACTCGCGCAGCCGCTCGACGAGACCACCGCGCGCGGCCAGTACGCGGGCGGCTGGCAGGGCGGCACCCGGGTCGTAGGCCTGCTGGAGGAGGACGGCTTCTCGCAGGACTCCACCACGGAGACGTTCGCGGCCATCACCCTCGAGGTGGACACCCGCCGCTGGGCGGGTGTGCCGTTCTATCTCCGCACCGGGAAGCGGCTCGGCCGCCGCGTCACCGAGATCGCCGTGATCTTCAAGCGCGCGCCGCACCTTCCGTTCGATCAGACGATGACCGAGGAACTGGGCCAGAACGCGCTCGTCATCCGGGTGCAGCCGGACGAGGGTGTGACCATGCGCTTCGGGTCCAAGGTTCCGGGATCGAGCATGGAAGTCCGCGACGTCAACATGGACTTCAGCTACGGTCAGGCTTTCACGGAGTCGTCCCCCGAGGCGTACGAACGCCTCATCCTCGACATGCTGCTCGGTGAGCCGTCGCTGTTCCCCGTCAACGCCGAGGTCGAATTGTCGTGGGAGATCCTCGATCCGGCGCTCGATGCCTGGGCCGCGGAAGGCAAGCCGGAACCGTACGAGGCCGGCACGTGGGGTCCGCCGTCCGCGGACGAAATGATGCAGCGCACCGGTCGCGAATGGAGAAGGCCGTAG